A section of the Streptomyces sp. CG1 genome encodes:
- a CDS encoding ABATE domain-containing protein has product MRKVKEPVTEQPGLPPAQGEGEHLALALANSAIALPGGLTVDLLGTPAQANHWLTERGLAPVDAGMREMCATQLRSLREQIRSLFASRAEGLPAHPAAVAAINDAMTRVPTAPLLQWDDKTGPYRAVPHPTTAVVDHALATLAADAADLLTGPGAERLTACGSTPCNRYLLRHGRRHWCSTRCGDRARAARAYARRSTSP; this is encoded by the coding sequence ATGAGGAAGGTGAAGGAACCCGTGACCGAACAGCCCGGCCTGCCGCCCGCACAGGGCGAGGGGGAGCACCTCGCCCTCGCCCTCGCCAACAGCGCGATCGCCCTGCCCGGCGGCCTCACCGTCGATCTCCTGGGTACTCCCGCGCAGGCGAACCACTGGCTGACGGAACGCGGTCTCGCCCCGGTCGACGCCGGTATGCGGGAGATGTGCGCGACGCAACTGCGCTCGCTGCGTGAACAGATCAGGTCGCTGTTCGCGTCCCGCGCCGAAGGTCTGCCCGCCCATCCCGCCGCGGTCGCGGCCATCAACGATGCGATGACCCGCGTCCCCACGGCCCCGCTGTTGCAGTGGGACGACAAGACCGGCCCCTACCGCGCCGTCCCCCACCCCACCACCGCGGTCGTCGACCACGCTCTGGCCACCCTCGCCGCCGACGCCGCCGACCTGCTCACCGGCCCCGGCGCAGAACGCCTGACCGCATGCGGCTCCACGCCCTGCAACCGCTACCTGCTTCGCCACGGCCGCCGCCACTGGTGCTCCACCCGCTGCGGTGACCGCGCCCGCGCCGCCCGCGCCTACGCCCGCCGCAGCACCTCCCCGTGA
- a CDS encoding CHAT domain-containing protein gives MSEASGGGYCVEVSSPCGEDTAVTAIDAQELLDRLPSLEAAVLGSAARSRSVRTGLEAPARQVGGALCEAVFQSAIKALYLSSRQKAQERGRRLRMILRIRSPELAALPWELLYDAKLGGYLCLLHPIIRYVEMLEPVSPLRVEPPLRILGMVALPGSLGTLDAEAERESLSTALKPLMDEGMVRLDWVHGQTKQHLFDALLQGCHILHFIGHGKFDDQRCQGMIVFADEQGREDPLHAEALGSLVSIADPAPRLVVLNSCETGTSHARDLFSSTAAMLEYTVPAVVAMQFAVTDKAAVLFSRAFYQALTANRPVDEAVRTGRIALRADKDDSLECFTPVLYQRSGDARLFDLTSPRRPTPPQTVVHEINELEKEARLTKHAEPPFPQPPPLTHRTPPPPPRRPQPGITPLAEIDAGHGVVSLAVHPQGRLLATGSRRLMRVWDVVTGRPRWEHRPGEENTMVNAIAFSPDGGRLATGSTDNLVRIWELATGYGVTKLVHRHFVNAVDFDGSGRYLATGSADATACVWDLSTGSRVLTLRHARAVKAVRFSPDGRLLLTASEDKNAYVWDTETGRQQARIAHHDSVLGVDFSPDGRKIATCSQDRIAQITETETWNPLFQMEHDAGVRAVAFSPDGDTIATGSEDGAVCVWRADMGRSLLALKYHRSVNAVVFYPDGRFLASAGEDKAVRSVLLPRYWKARQDRCR, from the coding sequence ATGAGCGAGGCGTCCGGCGGCGGCTACTGCGTCGAGGTGTCGTCGCCCTGCGGTGAGGACACCGCCGTCACCGCCATCGACGCACAGGAACTGCTGGACCGGCTGCCCTCGCTGGAGGCGGCCGTTCTGGGGTCCGCCGCTCGCTCACGAAGCGTGAGGACGGGACTGGAGGCGCCCGCCCGGCAAGTCGGCGGCGCGTTGTGCGAAGCCGTGTTCCAGAGCGCGATCAAGGCGCTCTACCTGTCCAGCAGGCAGAAGGCCCAGGAACGCGGGCGGCGACTGCGCATGATCCTCCGGATCCGCTCCCCGGAACTGGCGGCCCTGCCCTGGGAGCTGCTGTACGACGCGAAGCTCGGCGGCTACCTGTGTCTGCTGCACCCGATCATCCGCTACGTGGAGATGCTGGAGCCGGTCTCGCCGCTGCGCGTGGAGCCGCCGCTGCGCATCCTCGGCATGGTGGCCCTGCCCGGCTCGCTGGGCACGCTGGATGCGGAGGCCGAGCGGGAGAGTCTGAGCACCGCGCTCAAGCCGCTCATGGACGAGGGGATGGTGCGGCTCGACTGGGTGCACGGGCAGACCAAGCAGCATCTCTTCGACGCGCTGCTCCAAGGCTGCCACATCCTCCACTTCATCGGTCACGGAAAGTTCGACGATCAACGGTGTCAGGGAATGATCGTCTTCGCCGATGAACAGGGCCGGGAGGATCCGCTGCACGCCGAGGCGCTCGGCTCGCTCGTCAGCATCGCCGACCCCGCACCGCGTCTCGTCGTGCTCAACAGCTGCGAGACGGGAACCTCCCACGCGCGGGATCTGTTCTCCAGCACGGCGGCGATGCTGGAGTACACGGTGCCGGCCGTGGTGGCCATGCAGTTCGCGGTGACGGACAAGGCGGCCGTGCTCTTCTCCCGGGCCTTCTACCAGGCCCTCACGGCCAACCGGCCGGTCGACGAGGCGGTGCGCACGGGCCGTATCGCGCTGCGGGCCGACAAGGACGACAGCCTCGAGTGCTTCACGCCGGTCCTGTATCAGCGCAGCGGCGACGCCCGGCTCTTCGACCTCACCTCACCGCGACGGCCCACTCCCCCGCAAACCGTGGTCCACGAGATCAACGAGCTTGAGAAAGAGGCGCGGCTCACCAAGCATGCCGAGCCGCCGTTCCCCCAGCCTCCGCCACTGACTCATCGCACGCCTCCGCCTCCTCCGAGGAGGCCCCAGCCCGGTATCACGCCACTGGCTGAGATCGACGCCGGCCACGGGGTGGTCAGTCTGGCCGTCCATCCGCAGGGGCGGCTGCTCGCCACCGGCTCCCGCAGGCTGATGCGGGTCTGGGACGTCGTCACCGGCCGACCGCGATGGGAGCACCGGCCCGGCGAGGAGAACACGATGGTGAACGCGATAGCCTTCAGCCCCGATGGTGGCAGACTGGCGACCGGTAGCACGGACAACCTTGTGCGCATCTGGGAGCTGGCGACCGGCTACGGGGTCACCAAACTGGTCCACCGCCATTTCGTCAACGCGGTCGATTTCGACGGCAGCGGGCGGTACTTGGCCACCGGCAGCGCGGACGCCACGGCCTGCGTGTGGGATCTCAGTACCGGGAGCCGCGTCCTGACCCTGCGCCATGCCCGTGCGGTCAAGGCCGTGCGGTTCAGCCCGGACGGGCGTCTGCTGCTCACGGCGTCCGAGGACAAGAACGCGTACGTCTGGGACACGGAAACCGGCCGGCAGCAGGCGCGGATCGCGCACCACGATTCTGTCCTCGGCGTCGACTTTTCCCCGGACGGGCGGAAGATCGCCACCTGCAGCCAAGACCGCATCGCTCAGATCACGGAGACGGAGACCTGGAATCCGCTCTTCCAGATGGAGCACGACGCCGGTGTGCGGGCGGTGGCGTTCAGTCCCGACGGCGATACGATCGCGACGGGCAGCGAGGACGGCGCCGTCTGTGTGTGGCGGGCCGACATGGGACGGTCACTGCTCGCCCTCAAGTACCACCGCTCGGTGAACGCCGTGGTGTTCTATCCGGATGGCCGTTTCCTCGCCAGCGCGGGCGAGGACAAGGCGGTGCGCAGTGTCCTGCTCCCCCGCTACTGGAAAGCGCGTCAAGATCGTTGTCGATGA
- a CDS encoding polysaccharide deacetylase family protein, whose translation MRSHTLVPRLLLLGSLTLTAACSSGASEPSGKAPTDARPDSSSSAVETVDPSKIKGLNIVNDNSERKSCPFATSYPDVPGAQAMTAAMKKDVRGRLAAFRSGACTAGAGRAEGRDLNISHQFLVASGDVLGVRLITQDHGAAGSGLSTRTYWYDGKAGAYRTALGLVATGSRNAFIAALKDQLQGREGVDAGTLHDAFAGRRDRTAVLDDMAFTADGGLRVEFDGGEVGTPAAGSYVVTLSKKAITPWLSAFGLRAQRQTVRPGGPLDLGAPHVPDPAVPTHTASGDDGTDCKKVKCIALTFDDGPAAPETAILLTSLARYKARVTFFTIGQNVAAHPDLVRAEARAGHEIGNHSWNHPDLTRLTPEQIASQLNRTSAAIKAATGQAPTVFRPPYGALNETVRSATTMSPVLWNVDTEDWKYPDAAKVAQIVVGKARPNAVVLMHDIHATSVEAVPEILRILTARAYRFVTVSHLRATL comes from the coding sequence ATGCGCTCTCACACCCTCGTTCCCAGGCTCCTGCTGCTCGGTTCGCTCACCCTCACCGCGGCCTGTTCGTCCGGGGCGTCCGAGCCTTCGGGCAAGGCGCCCACCGACGCACGGCCCGACTCCTCATCGTCCGCGGTCGAGACGGTCGACCCGTCGAAGATCAAAGGCCTGAACATCGTCAACGACAACAGCGAGCGCAAGTCCTGCCCCTTCGCGACCAGCTACCCGGACGTGCCCGGCGCGCAGGCGATGACGGCCGCGATGAAGAAGGACGTGCGGGGGCGCCTCGCCGCCTTCCGCTCGGGGGCGTGCACGGCCGGCGCGGGTCGCGCGGAGGGCCGTGACCTCAACATCAGCCACCAGTTCCTGGTCGCGTCCGGCGACGTCCTCGGTGTCCGGCTCATCACACAGGACCACGGCGCGGCCGGGTCCGGTCTGTCGACCAGGACGTACTGGTACGACGGCAAGGCCGGCGCGTACCGCACGGCTCTCGGACTCGTGGCCACCGGCTCCCGGAACGCCTTCATCGCCGCCCTGAAGGACCAGCTCCAGGGCCGGGAGGGCGTGGACGCCGGCACTCTGCACGACGCCTTCGCCGGCCGTCGGGACCGTACCGCCGTCCTGGACGACATGGCCTTCACCGCCGATGGCGGACTGCGGGTGGAGTTCGACGGCGGCGAGGTGGGCACCCCCGCCGCCGGCTCCTACGTGGTGACCCTCTCCAAGAAGGCGATCACCCCGTGGCTGTCCGCGTTCGGGCTGCGCGCCCAGCGGCAGACGGTGCGCCCCGGCGGCCCGCTCGACCTGGGCGCGCCCCACGTCCCCGACCCGGCCGTCCCCACCCACACCGCCTCCGGCGACGACGGCACCGACTGCAAGAAGGTCAAGTGCATCGCCCTGACCTTCGATGACGGGCCCGCCGCGCCCGAGACCGCGATCCTGCTGACCAGCCTCGCCCGGTACAAGGCCCGCGTCACGTTCTTCACCATCGGCCAGAACGTCGCCGCTCATCCCGATCTCGTCCGCGCCGAGGCGAGGGCCGGCCACGAGATCGGCAACCACTCGTGGAACCACCCCGACCTCACCCGGCTCACCCCGGAACAGATCGCCAGTCAGCTCAACCGGACCAGCGCCGCCATCAAGGCCGCCACCGGCCAGGCCCCCACTGTCTTCCGTCCGCCCTATGGCGCCCTCAACGAGACCGTCAGGAGCGCCACGACCATGTCACCGGTGCTGTGGAACGTGGACACCGAGGACTGGAAGTACCCGGACGCCGCCAAGGTCGCCCAGATCGTCGTCGGCAAGGCCCGTCCCAACGCCGTCGTCCTCATGCACGACATCCACGCCACTTCGGTCGAGGCCGTCCCCGAGATCCTGCGCATCCTCACCGCGAGGGCCTACCGCTTCGTCACCGTCAGCCACCTGCGCGCGACACTGTGA
- a CDS encoding amino acid permease has product MHVTGTVPPSAPAPLETDEVSTAGTTSKHARRFGLPVATALVMGNIIGGGIFLLPASIAPYGTVSLVAFGVLTVGAIALALVFGRLAARDPRTGGPYLYAREAFGDFAGFLAAWAYWITTWVSNAALAVAAVGYLDVLIPVNDHKWTACLAALTLQWLPALANFAGTRYVGAVQLVSTVLKFVPLLLVAVGGLFFFDPSRLGPFNASGHSAVGAVSAAAALLLFSYLGVESAAVSAGEVRDARRNVGRATVIGTTGAALVYLLGTLAVFGTVAHDRLVASTAPFSDAVNAMFGGSWGGTAVALAALVSMTGCLNGWTLLSAQTPYAAAKDGLFPAAFGRRRRGVPTVGVAVTVVLSSLLTAYNYLSGSGKVFEVLVLVTTFTATVPYLLATAAQIFHLVSGRRESVDRARLVRDSVITAIAAAFSLWLMAGAGYAAVYQGVLFLFAGVIVYAVLAARRQRREA; this is encoded by the coding sequence ATGCACGTCACCGGAACCGTCCCCCCGTCGGCTCCGGCCCCCTTGGAGACCGACGAGGTCTCCACAGCGGGCACCACCAGCAAACATGCCCGTCGCTTCGGTCTGCCGGTCGCGACCGCGCTGGTCATGGGCAACATCATCGGCGGCGGCATCTTCCTGCTGCCCGCCTCCATCGCCCCCTACGGAACGGTCAGCCTGGTCGCCTTCGGTGTCCTGACCGTCGGCGCCATCGCGCTCGCCCTGGTCTTCGGCCGGCTCGCCGCGCGCGACCCCCGCACCGGCGGCCCGTACCTCTACGCCCGCGAGGCCTTCGGCGACTTCGCCGGGTTCCTCGCCGCTTGGGCGTACTGGATCACCACCTGGGTTTCGAACGCGGCGCTCGCCGTCGCCGCCGTCGGCTATCTCGACGTGCTGATCCCGGTCAACGACCACAAGTGGACCGCGTGCCTGGCCGCCCTGACCCTGCAATGGCTGCCCGCGCTGGCCAACTTCGCCGGCACCCGGTACGTGGGTGCCGTCCAACTGGTGTCGACGGTGCTGAAGTTCGTGCCGCTGCTGCTCGTGGCCGTCGGCGGGCTGTTCTTCTTCGATCCTTCCCGGCTCGGGCCGTTCAACGCGAGCGGGCACAGCGCCGTCGGTGCGGTCTCCGCCGCCGCCGCGCTGCTGCTCTTCTCCTACCTCGGCGTGGAGTCCGCCGCCGTGAGCGCCGGCGAGGTCAGGGACGCCCGCCGCAACGTGGGGCGCGCCACCGTCATCGGCACCACGGGCGCCGCGCTGGTCTATCTGCTGGGCACGCTCGCCGTCTTCGGGACGGTCGCGCACGACCGGCTGGTGGCCTCCACGGCCCCCTTCTCCGACGCCGTGAACGCGATGTTCGGCGGCAGCTGGGGCGGTACGGCGGTGGCGCTGGCGGCGCTGGTGTCGATGACCGGATGCCTCAACGGCTGGACGCTGCTGAGCGCCCAGACCCCGTACGCGGCGGCCAAGGACGGACTGTTCCCCGCCGCGTTCGGGCGCCGTCGGCGAGGTGTGCCGACGGTCGGCGTCGCCGTCACGGTGGTCCTCTCCTCCCTCCTGACCGCGTACAACTACCTGTCGGGCTCGGGGAAGGTCTTCGAGGTCCTGGTCCTCGTCACCACGTTCACCGCGACCGTGCCGTATCTGCTGGCGACGGCCGCGCAGATCTTCCACCTGGTCTCCGGCCGGCGCGAGTCGGTGGACCGCGCCCGTCTGGTGCGGGACTCGGTGATCACCGCGATCGCGGCCGCCTTCTCCCTCTGGCTGATGGCCGGCGCCGGCTACGCCGCGGTGTACCAGGGCGTGCTGTTCCTGTTCGCCGGGGTCATCGTCTACGCGGTGCTGGCAGCGCGCCGACAGCGACGCGAGGCCTAG
- a CDS encoding PP2C family protein-serine/threonine phosphatase, with product MTPEKMGRQPRRAHVPDLHVRLRSELGRIDDQLRSLLSAMDRLQGLLDAVVAISREVELPAVLHRIVTTAMDLVGAHYGALGVLDESGERLEQFISAGLSKQERADLAEVGLPRGLGVLGHLIRYPGPLRIDDITAHPSSAGFPSGHPRMRTLLGVAISVRGEIYGDLYLAERRDGQPFDVHDENVVVALAGAAGIAIENVRLFEKIRVGAEQFQRLLLPTLPDLRPFTAAAIYRPAAEPSQLGGDWYDAILLPDRVVAVVIGDVVGHDLQAAAAMASTRNMLRALLFDHTAPPGAILAQLDHALEAITSNPVTTTTLARIEPEGSGWRLLWSTAGHVPPLIVTLDRRVRYLLAEPGLPLGVDPEQARPDHSRFLPPGATVVFFTDGLIEHPDRSIDESLSQLAGLAAEHAGLPLPEFVRALADHHPSDGHDDMAILALRTPRA from the coding sequence ATGACCCCGGAGAAGATGGGGCGACAGCCGAGGCGGGCGCACGTCCCCGACCTGCATGTGCGGCTGCGGTCGGAGCTGGGCCGGATCGACGACCAGCTGCGTTCCCTGCTGTCCGCCATGGACCGGCTGCAGGGCCTGCTGGACGCTGTGGTGGCCATCAGCCGTGAGGTGGAGTTGCCCGCGGTGCTGCACCGTATCGTCACCACCGCCATGGACCTGGTGGGAGCCCACTACGGGGCACTGGGCGTGCTCGACGAGTCCGGGGAGCGCCTGGAACAGTTCATCTCGGCCGGTCTGTCCAAACAGGAACGCGCTGATCTCGCCGAGGTCGGCCTGCCCCGTGGTCTGGGCGTCCTCGGCCATCTGATCCGCTACCCCGGCCCCCTGCGGATCGACGACATCACGGCCCATCCGTCCTCCGCCGGCTTCCCGTCCGGCCACCCGCGCATGCGCACCCTGCTCGGCGTCGCCATCAGCGTGCGGGGCGAGATCTACGGCGACCTCTACCTGGCCGAGCGGCGCGACGGCCAGCCGTTCGACGTGCACGACGAGAACGTCGTCGTCGCCCTGGCCGGCGCCGCCGGCATCGCGATCGAGAACGTCCGCCTGTTCGAGAAGATCCGGGTGGGAGCCGAACAGTTCCAGCGGCTGCTGCTGCCCACCCTGCCCGACCTGCGGCCCTTCACCGCCGCCGCCATCTACCGGCCCGCCGCCGAGCCGAGTCAGCTCGGCGGGGACTGGTACGACGCCATCCTGCTGCCCGACCGCGTCGTGGCGGTCGTCATCGGCGACGTGGTCGGCCACGATCTGCAGGCCGCGGCCGCCATGGCCTCCACCCGCAACATGCTGCGCGCCCTGCTGTTCGACCACACCGCTCCGCCCGGCGCGATCCTCGCCCAGCTCGACCATGCCCTGGAAGCCATCACGAGCAATCCCGTCACGACCACCACCCTGGCCCGCATCGAACCGGAGGGATCCGGCTGGCGGCTGCTCTGGAGCACCGCGGGCCACGTCCCGCCCCTGATCGTCACCCTCGATCGCCGGGTGCGCTATCTGCTCGCCGAGCCCGGACTGCCGCTCGGCGTCGATCCCGAGCAGGCCCGGCCCGACCACTCCCGCTTCCTGCCGCCGGGCGCGACCGTGGTGTTCTTCACCGACGGGCTGATCGAGCATCCGGACCGCTCCATCGACGAGAGCCTGAGCCAGCTCGCCGGACTCGCCGCGGAACATGCCGGCCTGCCCCTGCCGGAGTTCGTACGGGCACTGGCCGATCACCACCCCAGCGACGGCCACGACGACATGGCCATTCTCGCCCTGCGCACCCCGCGGGCCTGA
- a CDS encoding GntR family transcriptional regulator has product MAQEQNRPDSDLPTLPRLGGRRSSFRERVADALRAALIAGELRPGEVYSAPSLAARFGVSATPVREAMLDLAKEGLVDTVPNKGFRVTAVSDQQLDEYTHIRALIEIPTVVALARTADRVSLEALRPAAREIVGAAAAGDLIAYVEADTRFHLGLLALAGNAHLVEVVADLRGRSRLYGLTTLVKAGRLLASAEEHLELLDALLDQDEKGVHAIMTRHLGHVRSLWAEGTERG; this is encoded by the coding sequence ATGGCACAGGAACAGAACCGGCCGGACTCGGACCTGCCCACGCTCCCCCGGCTGGGCGGCCGGCGCAGCAGCTTCCGCGAGCGGGTCGCGGACGCGTTGCGCGCCGCGCTGATCGCGGGCGAGCTGCGGCCGGGCGAGGTCTACTCCGCGCCCTCGCTCGCCGCCCGCTTCGGCGTCTCGGCGACGCCGGTGCGGGAGGCGATGCTGGACCTGGCCAAGGAGGGCTTGGTCGACACCGTGCCGAACAAGGGCTTCCGGGTCACCGCGGTCTCCGACCAGCAGCTGGACGAGTACACCCACATCCGCGCGCTCATCGAGATCCCCACCGTGGTCGCCCTGGCCCGTACCGCCGATCGCGTCTCGCTGGAGGCGCTGCGCCCGGCGGCCCGCGAGATCGTCGGCGCGGCGGCCGCGGGCGACCTGATCGCCTACGTCGAAGCCGACACCCGCTTCCACCTCGGCCTGCTCGCCCTGGCGGGCAACGCCCATCTGGTCGAGGTGGTGGCCGACCTGCGCGGCCGCTCCCGCCTCTACGGCCTGACGACCCTGGTGAAGGCCGGCCGGCTGCTCGCCTCGGCCGAGGAGCACCTGGAACTCCTCGACGCCCTTCTGGACCAGGACGAGAAGGGCGTACACGCGATCATGACCCGGCATCTGGGACATGTACGCAGCCTGTGGGCAGAGGGTACGGAACGCGGCTAG
- a CDS encoding MASE1 domain-containing protein: protein MDRARQERLRRSGSAILEICVIAALYFGSAKAGLLQQLVRGQVTPLWPPSGIAVAGLLMRGPRVWPGIALGAFLTNVSLGPSLPAVLAITAGNTLAPLCSYALLRRAGFHNELNHLWDALALIFLGAFTGMLVSATTGSGTLLLAGVLHSGGFWPTWWVWWTGDAMGVLVVTPVLLVLRSARRPKDVSAWRWAEALLLLAATVAVGFVETSSTPLLFLGYPLLIWAAFRFQLAGAAPCALGVSTYAIISATRQAGPFAGRDLLTNMITLQAFNGSAALTALMLAAVISERNQTQREIVRACGQLAGMAARIATSSRSPRLSHGEAEQLPDDEDDDGEKFPDGEKFPDNEDEKEKPRRQRQRPSPRP from the coding sequence ATGGATCGCGCTCGGCAGGAACGGCTCCGGCGCAGTGGCTCGGCCATCCTGGAGATCTGTGTCATCGCCGCGCTGTACTTCGGTTCGGCCAAGGCGGGACTGCTCCAGCAGCTGGTGCGCGGCCAGGTCACCCCGCTGTGGCCGCCGAGCGGTATCGCGGTGGCGGGCCTGCTCATGCGCGGTCCGCGGGTCTGGCCCGGCATCGCGCTCGGCGCCTTTCTGACCAACGTCTCGCTGGGCCCGTCGCTTCCGGCCGTGCTCGCGATCACAGCGGGAAACACCCTCGCGCCGCTCTGCTCGTACGCGTTGCTCCGCCGTGCGGGCTTCCACAACGAACTGAACCATCTGTGGGACGCGCTCGCGCTGATCTTTCTCGGTGCGTTCACCGGGATGCTGGTCAGTGCGACGACGGGCAGCGGGACTCTGCTGCTCGCCGGTGTGCTGCACTCCGGCGGCTTCTGGCCGACGTGGTGGGTCTGGTGGACCGGCGACGCGATGGGAGTTCTGGTGGTCACGCCGGTCCTGCTCGTCCTCCGCTCGGCGCGCCGGCCGAAGGACGTGTCGGCGTGGCGGTGGGCGGAGGCGCTGCTGCTTCTGGCAGCCACCGTCGCTGTCGGTTTCGTCGAGACCAGCAGCACGCCGCTTCTGTTCCTCGGCTACCCGTTGCTGATCTGGGCCGCCTTCCGCTTCCAGCTGGCCGGTGCCGCGCCCTGCGCCCTTGGCGTGTCGACCTATGCGATCATCTCCGCCACCCGGCAGGCGGGCCCCTTCGCCGGGCGCGACCTGCTCACCAACATGATCACCCTGCAGGCGTTCAACGGCTCCGCCGCACTGACCGCGCTGATGCTCGCCGCCGTCATCAGCGAGCGGAACCAGACCCAGCGGGAGATCGTACGAGCCTGCGGGCAGCTCGCCGGGATGGCGGCCAGGATCGCCACGAGCAGCCGCAGCCCGAGATTGTCCCACGGGGAGGCCGAGCAGCTCCCCGACGATGAAGACGATGACGGCGAGAAGTTCCCGGATGGCGAGAAGTTCCCGGACAACGAAGACGAGAAAGAGAAGCCCCGCAGACAACGGCAGAGGCCGTCTCCTCGTCCGTGA
- a CDS encoding CU044_2847 family protein, which produces MTIMEFPLDDGSAVLVRVSDGQALSQLRTRGASTSAVIEKAEGTFESVMQAVRVVTRGVATQVEGLVQRPDVLVVQFGVELTAQAGAIITAAGASAQLTVSLTWNKQAVTDSH; this is translated from the coding sequence ATGACCATTATGGAGTTCCCGCTAGACGACGGCAGCGCCGTGCTCGTCAGGGTCTCCGACGGGCAGGCGCTGAGTCAGCTGCGCACCCGGGGTGCGTCGACGTCCGCGGTGATCGAGAAGGCCGAGGGCACGTTCGAGTCCGTCATGCAGGCCGTACGGGTGGTGACGCGTGGCGTGGCCACGCAAGTGGAGGGCCTGGTGCAGCGGCCGGACGTCCTCGTCGTGCAGTTCGGTGTCGAGCTGACCGCCCAAGCAGGGGCGATCATCACGGCGGCCGGCGCCTCGGCTCAGTTGACCGTCAGCCTGACCTGGAACAAACAAGCCGTGACTGACAGTCACTGA
- a CDS encoding MBL fold metallo-hydrolase has product MSTLPAATDQFPVRVFGGPTALFEYGGLRFLTDPTFDGPGDYGRPGRPVLTKTTPAAATPADLGRIDVVLLSHDEHPDNLDTSGRALLADISLTLTTPGGGERLGAHLGAKARGLADWESIELDRPDGGTITVTGVPAIHGPGSREEVEPFTGQVVGFVLTGEGLPTVYVSGDNASLDAVRETADRFAPIDTAILFAGAPRFPVLFDNQLIVLDSAQAAEAAQILRARRVVPVHYDSWAHFTEGRQELVTAFTAAGLADRLELA; this is encoded by the coding sequence GTGTCCACTCTCCCCGCAGCAACCGACCAGTTCCCCGTCCGCGTCTTCGGCGGCCCGACCGCCCTCTTCGAATACGGCGGCCTGCGGTTCTTGACCGACCCGACCTTCGACGGTCCCGGCGACTACGGCCGGCCCGGCCGCCCGGTCCTGACCAAGACCACCCCCGCCGCCGCCACCCCCGCCGACCTCGGCCGCATCGACGTGGTCCTGCTCTCGCACGACGAGCACCCCGACAACCTCGACACCTCCGGCAGGGCCCTGCTCGCCGACATATCCCTCACCCTGACGACACCCGGCGGCGGCGAGCGCCTGGGCGCGCACCTGGGCGCGAAGGCCAGGGGCCTGGCCGACTGGGAGTCCATCGAACTGGACCGCCCCGACGGCGGCACGATCACCGTGACCGGTGTCCCCGCCATCCACGGCCCCGGCTCCCGGGAAGAGGTCGAGCCGTTCACCGGCCAGGTCGTCGGCTTCGTCCTGACCGGCGAGGGCCTGCCCACCGTCTACGTCAGCGGTGACAACGCCTCCCTCGACGCGGTACGGGAGACCGCCGACCGCTTCGCCCCCATCGACACCGCCATCCTCTTCGCCGGCGCTCCCCGCTTCCCCGTCCTCTTCGACAACCAGTTGATCGTCCTGGACAGCGCCCAGGCCGCCGAGGCCGCCCAGATCCTCCGCGCCCGCCGGGTGGTCCCCGTCCACTACGACAGCTGGGCCCACTTCACCGAAGGCCGGCAGGAGTTGGTGACCGCCTTCACCGCCGCCGGTCTGGCAGACCGCCTTGAGCTGGCCTGA